The Anabrus simplex isolate iqAnaSimp1 chromosome 5, ASM4041472v1, whole genome shotgun sequence sequence acaatgataggttcctttttgctcttccggcaacctgtagtgtgtacacagcagagctctatgctatctatgaagctctgcggtacgcactatacaatgagcgccgacactttcttctgtgtaccgactccttgagttcgctccagtctatagatacctgtttccctcggcaccctctggtgcagctaatccaggacctgctggccgggtgttgggatgctggcaccagaatcacgtttctgtggctcccaagccacatgggcatagagggaaacgagttagtagatcaggctgccaaggaggcagttacactgcccccgttgcctttccaggttccagtaagtgatattcgctcccagctgcgacatcttgttatgtcccattgggagatggagtggcaggccattccacttcccaataagctgagagcgataaaaggaacaacgaaggtatggaggacttcccttcgggcttcgcggagggaagccgtggtattatgtcgtcttcggatcggccacggtatcttgactcactcgcatcttttgaaaggagaaccccctccggtgtgtacctgcggcgaccatcttaccgtggtacacatccttacggagtgtgtggacctggtcgatctgcgccgtagtcttaaccttccgagtactatctcccttatcttgcgtgatgacgagcagtcagcagacctcgtcgtccgctttatgagggatagtggactgttttctcgtgtgtgatgctgtcctttgtcctagtgtgttttgtgtcactttcgcttttatcctattgacttaattttagtttgtgttgcgtattttaatgtgttattttaacgtctctcgtaaattatgtactaccaggcaatgccttattcttttgttttcctgtagattctcttattttattcgaaaataaggcattgcgtattagatccactgattgttttaatctcaccctcatttttctccatcatttttttaaaactctagttagtggatatgttttttaaaattttaacatcatctctcatgtcgtttatctcattccattaggggccgatgaccttcgatgttaggcacctttaaacaacaagcatcatcatcatcatcaattttaagTGCAAATAGCTTGATTAGAGCTTTCCCCTATTGTGCGTGTGAGGGATGCCACTTCACATATATATATTTTCATGTAACAAGTTATTTGCTCTGAATTCGTGGATACTAATGCAGTTTTTCTTTTCTTGCAGTGGAGGCGAGGAATCAGTTCAAAGAATATGTCAATACATTGGCTACAATTCGCAATGATGAGGTGAGAGACTTATATTCCGTGTGAGTCATGAAGCTGTCTCCTATCTTTGGCTTACTCGGCTGGCATGGTGCCCATTCCGTTTAACTGGGCTTCATTGTGACTTTGTTTCTCTTCCAGGGCGAGAAGATTCTGGTGCTGAAGAAGAAATATCGTTTAATGGATTCCGTCGTTTCGACTCCCCCAACTTCTCCGGGGCCGTCACTGGACTCGATCTCTTTGTCTTCTATGCCTAGCACATCCAGTCTGGTTGGTACTTCTTTAGAATCCTTGAATGTTGCCTCTCCAACACGCCAACCTCCTCCCTATAGACCGCCTCCTCCTCCAGTTAGCCCTACGGGACCTTCGCCTTTGGACACCGCTAATAGTCCAAGACAAGGACTTCCAGACAATGTCTCGCCTGATACTCCTCCTGTGCCACCTCGGCGTAAAAGTAGCGACAAGTTACGACTGGACAATAAGGAGAATGTGGATACAACCAAAAGGCCTAAAACTCTAGTCGGAGCGGAGGCTGGTTCTGGTCAGGTGAGTTGTCATTTGCTTTACTCTCTTTTAGTAGATCAATCGtttagaatacatttttttttgtttatgtACTCGAATAATTACGTTTTTTTGTTAGACGTGATCTCAGCAAGGCTAAATATGAGCTTCTTTTATACTTTTAATTTTGTAGGCATAAATGTATAATTGCTTTCCATTTCACTTTCATGCTTCTCCAAGTGCACTTCCCCAAGTGAGTTATTTTCTAGTTGGTCATTGGTGAAGTATTTCAGTAATTACATGAATCGTAGGTAGTTATTTAAATCTGTTTTGCATTGACTGCTTGTAGGTCCTATTTGGGAGATTGTTTGCATTTTTCTTGCAAGTAACATTTTTAATgtagatatttttgaaaacttcaCACTACAGATAAGTCGAACCtctatatctcgaacctccattactggaattttcagtatctcgaagtaacttaaatttcccggcagtttgtcccattcttcacgtgtatttatttctctattacccgaaattcggttacacgaacttctcgatttctcgaagcaaacatttcctcgctTGAAACAGAAATGTACtgtgtaacttgaattttgtgcaacattaatgtgcaatacggcatttgtggtttgtaaggaacagttaataagtaaagaaagagttacagtgatgctggaagctagtatgacgggaaccgaaaaactacaacttctagtgatcggaaaatcgctGAAGCTTTGCTGTCAGGTACGAtagcaacccccgaagtcgtggatgacaaactccatgtacgaatctcggctgcgtggtactgacgagaagtttcaacctgaagggaggaaaagttaacagtaacaaacagaagagactaaaggattttttccaaaggtgttaacggaggtacgtttcttgtttcactactgtatgttctgtatcttgtcttctaaaaagttactcatcatttcgtgtggctgtttctagccgagtgcatcccttataaggcagaccctccgatgagggtgggcggcatctgccatgtgtaggtaactgcgtgttattgtggtggaggatagtgttatgtgtggtgtgtgagttgcagcgatgttggagacagcacaaacacccagccccccgggctactggaataaaccaatgaaggttaaaatccccgacccgcccgggaatcgaacccggcaccctctgaaccgaaggccggtacgctgaccattcagccaacgagtcggactaaaacgTTACTGTAATAATTAAACTGTTATAATTAaactgatgccgtaaaatagagctTGTATCTTTTTAAAtatctctatatctcgaaatttcggtaacttgaaatttttttttttttttttttttttttttttttttttttttgctaacggctttacgtcgcaccgacacagataagtcttatggcgacgagaaataaaatttagctcccgatatgattcgagatatcgaggttccactgtacgtCCATATAATCAAtgcagtattttttatttttatttttctttcctataaGAATATTTGCTGCTTATTGTTGTTACATATCACTCGTTTTGAATGAAGGCATAATTAGCATTTCTGCAATGTAAAACATtgtattgtattttctttgtcACTGAAATTGTTTTCCTTGAGACATAGATTCATGATTCAGTGGCCACAGTTAGTTATTAAAATTCACAAGGGATTCCATTGTCCTATTTCTCCTTTTAAATCAATTGCCATGTTATTAACAAAGTCAGTCTtctatgtatttgtttgttttaggGGGCTAATTACtcactttatattttatttacatttttaactaCAATTACGTTTTAGTTTCCCTCACGTGAGAAGTGAGTTGTGTGAAAGTACAATAAACTTGAGAAGTACTTCAAAACTTGGCCGTCTAATATTGCCTTCATAAAAGTGTTCGAAGAACGGAAGTCATTGTGGGTTGCGCTGGAAGAATATTGTTTTCTCCATGTGAAACGCACCTATCAAGTTAGCTCTTCTTACAGAGTCCTGTTCTACTTGCGGATCTTTTACTTCTCCTAGCAAGGAAAAAAATAAATAGCCGGTTAAAGGTAAGATATGGTATAAATGACCAGCGAGATGTCATTCGTTGTGTACTGCGTGTGTCGTAGGTAATATAGGCATTGTATTTAGCAAataactttacttttttttttttagttttgctttacttcgcaccgacacagattttttaatttttattattattattttttttttttacaatttgcgttacgtcgcaccgtcgcagataggtctgatggcgaagatgggataggaaagccctaggagtggtaaggaagtggccatggccttaattaaggtacagccctagtatttgcctagtGGGGAAACGGGTaactacggataaccatcttcagggctgccgatagtgggattcgaacccactatgttccggatgcaagttcacttagtgtgtttcaaatttttaaaaaatgttttcccTTTCGATTCCCTTTGATGACTCgtttaataattatgttattggtttaacgtcccactaaatacttatACGGttttttcggaggcgccgagatgccgacattttattccgcaggagttcttttaagtcccGTTAAATCTACCGagatgagactggcgtatttagtgcattgaaataccaccggactgagccgggatggaacccgccaacttgagctcagaaggccagtgctctattgcctgagctactcagcctgacgaTGTCCCGTTTCATGAACTCCGTGGAAAGAAGGGGACTGTCTTCTTTTCAGCTGAAGTCACTATGGGCATTCAGAACAAATTGAATGGCATGACACTAATTCGCCCCTTATCCTTGGCGACTACTACCCCGACTGGAAGGAATATTGGACAGGGGCGATTTTTAGTGAACGAGCGCTAAGAGAACATCCATTCCCTTGACCTGATATGCTCGCCAGATGCGAGTTGGGgttatttaattaaaatatttctaTTGAAAAGTTATATTGTTGATTCTTCTatggaaataatgaaaaaataCAATTTGTTGCCAATAGTTTAGTGGTATGAGCCACGCAATACTTACTAAAATTGTATTTCTTTGTCTTAACGAAGCAAGACTAGTttatctatagctcattccacgttaagaaaacagtattgctcttatggacctacaaggagagaacacaccccctctgagacacccataattcctcgtgtttaagggatattatactgtgcTTTGTAATGTgttgtgaaagatagataaaaaggatgaggcatttttgtccATGAGTTATTAAAAAACTACATAATATTTCCTttctcataaatacatttgtagggaggaagcacaatggcggcaaaagccatcgcttcgttgccttccttcattttccttcctcGTGTAGTCCCTCAACTCTGTCAACCGCCGGGAActtacttctgtagtgaagtcatatacagtatttatttgttgcgtgtgtatttTTAGGCTTTTAAATCAGTGCATAACTGTCTTATATTGAGTGACATtaatgcgataagcctacgtgtgtgatttctttctttagcactaatactgtgatcttttgttgagttatctgcagtatttatttgttgcgcctgttttctagcctttattgctgGATAATttcattaaatgcaattaaatgcacccTTCACCCCTCGATCCCATAAACaatgtctattttctcccccaatttgccttacacttcaatgctgagtttttttttgtgccgtagtttacctctgattctgtacaaaccataAATAGCCCCTATAGACCTTCTTTTAGTTCATaacataatttgtagcttagttttttccgctttttgtcttgaactgaaatactgagtttcacaaatttatgtgccgccgttttcccgtgatggtgtttagcagagctgttcgatatggcaaccctgttgtcataagagcaatactgttttcctaaCGTGGGGTGAGCTATAGAGTATTCGTTGCGTGTGAGTTTTTAGGTTTTAAATCACTGCGTACTTGTGTAGTGTTGAGTGCgagttggttgtatattgtataagatttgtgtgtgtgtgttctattattttcgtactgtacagaagttgttaatgaagattttggtgttgtgatgtgcagcgatacgtcatggcatataGTTATAAGTGATTTATTGGAGGTGTTAGTGTGCCACCTGCTGGTGAAACAAGAATGCCGTATTTTCATTCTGGGGTTTTGTCATTGTAGCTCTATAATGAGGTGCTCCAGTAATCTTATCCAAAAATCTGTTTCCCTTGTACGACGTATGTCTGTATAGTCTGAATGTTCTGCAGGATATTGTACACAAAAGGCTTTCAGGTACAAGCAGTGAAAGTCTTGCGTACTGTACTCGGATAGCTTAGCAAGATCACATTGTTTTCAAGTGTCTTCGGCTGACCGACCTGCAGCCCTTGTGGGTTTGGGGTGATGAAATacatacacggtatcccctgcctgttgtaaaagatGTCTGCAAGGGGACCCAGGGAATTTcttcttgggagtgtgggttggcaatcaTAGCTCCCGTAACTGAGTCTTTGAGGACGgtggcccagttgtacttcttctgaaAACAGTACTTATCACCATTACCACCTAAccgagtttggcattgcttccacttacttctgccaggccacgaacctactacgctggcgttgcagggggagaggtgatactcccacgtggcgcgttccaggtggcggatagggaggacctaatcggcttgccggcggacttgagccaAATAAAATGgctttcgcggaccaaacatacaacaccctgtgggtgggggacgcagacaaaaaaTGCATCCACGATGCATTTCTGTGCCCCTTGGTCTggcaggggcgaccaagggatgatcgaattagaaccatgagactacttgtaattagtaccatcacgcagggaacaccatgggtcgcttttacttggacgtagtaccactatgttaggtacaaaataggctTGTAATtattagcgacagtgtgtgctttcggcttttacagtacctgtgattagtaccattatatgagcgacaccatggttctgccttgcctttgattagtacccactatgtgatgaacaccacgggatagtacgagtccctgtggttagtacacttacgtgtaAACGACGCCGCAGTGTGAGAAGCgccatagatctgtgttacatgtgcgcattacattacttgtgagtagtaccatattgtgtggaatagcgcgggtctacgctacttttgattagtaccgcaacatgaaatataccatggttctactttcgtagcgataagtaccataatgagggaccgatgacctggattttggacccctttagactacaagcatcttcgattcagtattgtgctttagaagcagtcccttggtcagtaatattattgtttaacgTTAGTTTGTGGGAATGTGGGTCATTGCCGGTctcatccactgattgttttaaattcatatccatccattcattcttcgtcctcacgttttgaattttggtcagtggaagattttggactttaaaattgtcactatatttcgtcccatttcgtacgattaggggccgatgacctagatgttagacccctttaaacaacaagcataatcatcatcatcatcatcaccacttgtgtcaggctcctcactttcatctttcctatccgacctcgcttagtcaactcttgttcttttccgatcccaaagGTATTAGATTCACAAATCCTAGGCCGTTTTTCATGTTCACGCTCTTCGTGACCCTTTAATttgttttgccgataccttcattcttcgaagtgttgaatGTCTTCCACACCGAGCAGAATAGCTTCGGCTAGTAGTAGCCACTGCTTTGTCGTGGCTTTACAGCTCTACGGTCGGGAGACAATAGGCTGATTTTCCGTGACTTTCCATTCTACTCACttggcgaatgccaggacagttcctccCCTCTCGCCTTCTACGCACCTCAAACCACCTCAAcccatctcctggcctgagaggggGAGGAGGCTGGTCGTACCCCACAGGGCGAACGTCTTtcattttccgtctgattagtgttaataatggaaggttgcccagttttacttcctcttaaaacaagaatcaccaccgcCAGACGACCGACCTCCCTCATAGGCATCCATCGTAATATAATACAGAATAAAGGaaggttgcccagttatacttcctcttaaaacaataatcaccaccagcagacGACCGTCCTCCCTCATAGGCATATATCGTAAGATGTAATACAGGGTATAAGAGAAAGATACTGAAAACGTATCTGTACAGGAAGTGTATTGGCTAAAATTTGGTACAGCTGTCAACGTCCTGTTATTGCCCAGAAGGTCAAAGGTCGATGTTTTccggtttgctttacgtcgcgcgtaTTGCGAGTGTTTGTAAGTATGTTTGTACTCATTGCACATATTCTAGGTGACCGTAAAAAAGCAACCAtggcactggtgtctgtgacactCAGCGGTAATTTGTGAACATCAAGTTAAATACTGGGGACATTGACCATCGCACAGACAACGTGATACACGACATGGTAACGGTGGGGACACGTCCGAGTGGACATCGAGGACGCCCAAGCTGCTAGAATACTGTAGGTGTTCACTATGTCCGCCATTTGTTCACAGATGTGCTTCACAGCGGCGAATCCATGATGTCCGAACACGTGCAAACACCTGCGGGCCCACCTGTATGGATTCCACTGCAGCAAAATTACGTTGACGGAGCTCATTTTCCGTGTCAATTCCACTGGCATACGCCAGACTCGTGATATGTCCCCTAGAGGTGAAAAGTCTCGGGGATTGAAATCATATGACCGAACTGGCCACCTAATTGGTCCATTGTGCTCTATCCAATGACGTAGAAATCTGCAGTGGAGATATTCACGTACAGTGCGGCTCACAGGAGGTGGTTCGCCATCATGAAAAAAGTACATGTTCATCCGAATTTGCAACGGTACATTCTCAAGTTACACCGGTAGTTCATCTCTGAGAAACGTCAGGTAATTTGCACCTCTGAGACGCATGGGTAATACTTGGGGCTGAATTAGGCAATCACCCAATAATACCGGTGCACACATTTACTGTCCCCGTTGAAAATGTCCTGCCGAATCGTATATGGGTTAAGGGCATTCCATTACTCATGAAATACGTTTCTTCTGCTGTTAGCTCGTAGTGGTTGTGCCGTTTCGTTTAGAAACTACATATAAAATTTTCGCCTTTGTGGAAAATCCTCGTGCTGCAGACACTGTACATGTTGCACATACTACGGTCGCAGGTGCTTTTCATGCAGGAGGCACTGTGAGGAAGTGAAACAAAATCTGGcacagaaagaaggaaaataaaaagttttgaaatttggtgttgcCAAAGGATGCGAAATATGGGTTGATCAGATCTCAAATGA is a genomic window containing:
- the sowah gene encoding ankyrin repeat domain-containing protein SOWAHA; the encoded protein is MAAPTELSLECIRLFMLENGGKVTNHDLVKHFKRFLTDPETRVEARNQFKEYVNTLATIRNDEGEKILVLKKKYRLMDSVVSTPPTSPGPSLDSISLSSMPSTSSLVGTSLESLNVASPTRQPPPYRPPPPPVSPTGPSPLDTANSPRQGLPDNVSPDTPPVPPRRKSSDKLRLDNKENVDTTKRPKTLVGAEAGSGQEKETEPEEQISVKERTQKFNRLASEGELQRVQVSQSRRKTEKNSTDEGEGDGDTSSVTSLDGKAREWLVRAAQGDHMTLTKMAAENPRLARLKVM